A window of the Gossypium hirsutum isolate 1008001.06 chromosome A05, Gossypium_hirsutum_v2.1, whole genome shotgun sequence genome harbors these coding sequences:
- the LOC107904398 gene encoding protein LNK3 isoform X1 — protein MDWYLCNGMEDLVVPRNQELEDNIPSPESWSKWEFSPPENFNDECFGVDTNLSGGKPKFSGKLCPDVADVKDPSTCSSVYGGFLNQGHISQQQTDYQLHDFGRFEQLDDIFLGSLLEDPTWSEDLQKSFCFSPEYECEMMATDHLLEDASFAKILVPPEQITANGLVSKGMSLEESVLKELEKVTAQLSDKTRICFRDAFYRLAKNSKQNPVALNQQGNLHVRTHSPKWTISEEKIRSGKKETTESETNTIDRTIANLTFDKMDMNVRDFPVCHTQQL, from the exons ATGGATTGGTATCTCTGTAATGGTATGGAGGATCTTGTTGTCCCCAGAAATCAAGAATTAGAAGATAATATCCCTTCCCCAGAAAGTTGGTCAAAATGGGAATTCAGCCCTCCTGAAAATTTTAACGATGAATGCTTTGGCGTGGATACGAATTTAAGTGGTGGTAAACCCAAGTTTAGCGGCAAATTATGCCCCGATGTAGCTGATGTTAAGGATCCATCGACCTGTTCGAGTGTATATGGAGGTTTCTTGAATCAGGGTCACATTTCTCAACAGCAGACGGATTACCAGCTCCACGATTTCGGCAGATTCGAGCAGCTCGATGACATATTCTT GGGTTCCTTACTGGAAGATCCTACTTGGAGTGAAGATCTTCAAAAATCGTTTTGCTTTTCTCCTGAGTACGAGTGCGAGATGATGGCAACTGATCATCTTCTGGAAGAT GCATCTTTTGCCAAAATCTTGGTTCCTCCTGAACAGATAACTGCAAACGGACTTGTCTCAAAAGGAATGTCACTTGAAGAATCGGTTTTGAAGGAGCTTGAAAAGGTGACGGCTCAG CTGTCTGATAAGACTCGAATTTGCTTCCGAGATGCATTTTACCGTCTTGCCAAGAACTCGAAACAGAATCCTGTAGCATTAAACCAACAAGGAAACCTCCATGTTCGAACTCATTCTCCGAAGTGGACAATCTCAGAGGAGAAAATAAG GTCTGGGAAAAAGGAAACAACTGAATCAGAGACCAACACCATCGATCGAACTATCGCGAACCTCACCTTCGATAAGATGGATATGAACGTTCGAGACTTTCCGGTTTGCCACACCCAACAACTCTAA
- the LOC107904398 gene encoding protein LNK3 isoform X2, which produces MDWYLCNGMEDLVVPRNQELEDNIPSPESWSKWEFSPPENFNDECFGVDTNLSGGKPKFSGKLCPDVADVKDPSTCSSVYGGFLNQGHISQQQTDYQLHDFGRFEQLDDIFLGSLLEDPTWSEDLQKSFCFSPEYECEMMATDHLLEDITANGLVSKGMSLEESVLKELEKVTAQLSDKTRICFRDAFYRLAKNSKQNPVALNQQGNLHVRTHSPKWTISEEKIRSGKKETTESETNTIDRTIANLTFDKMDMNVRDFPVCHTQQL; this is translated from the exons ATGGATTGGTATCTCTGTAATGGTATGGAGGATCTTGTTGTCCCCAGAAATCAAGAATTAGAAGATAATATCCCTTCCCCAGAAAGTTGGTCAAAATGGGAATTCAGCCCTCCTGAAAATTTTAACGATGAATGCTTTGGCGTGGATACGAATTTAAGTGGTGGTAAACCCAAGTTTAGCGGCAAATTATGCCCCGATGTAGCTGATGTTAAGGATCCATCGACCTGTTCGAGTGTATATGGAGGTTTCTTGAATCAGGGTCACATTTCTCAACAGCAGACGGATTACCAGCTCCACGATTTCGGCAGATTCGAGCAGCTCGATGACATATTCTT GGGTTCCTTACTGGAAGATCCTACTTGGAGTGAAGATCTTCAAAAATCGTTTTGCTTTTCTCCTGAGTACGAGTGCGAGATGATGGCAACTGATCATCTTCTGGAAGAT ATAACTGCAAACGGACTTGTCTCAAAAGGAATGTCACTTGAAGAATCGGTTTTGAAGGAGCTTGAAAAGGTGACGGCTCAG CTGTCTGATAAGACTCGAATTTGCTTCCGAGATGCATTTTACCGTCTTGCCAAGAACTCGAAACAGAATCCTGTAGCATTAAACCAACAAGGAAACCTCCATGTTCGAACTCATTCTCCGAAGTGGACAATCTCAGAGGAGAAAATAAG GTCTGGGAAAAAGGAAACAACTGAATCAGAGACCAACACCATCGATCGAACTATCGCGAACCTCACCTTCGATAAGATGGATATGAACGTTCGAGACTTTCCGGTTTGCCACACCCAACAACTCTAA
- the LOC107904398 gene encoding protein LNK3 isoform X3, with the protein MLGHPMIIEGFGRGSLLEDPTWSEDLQKSFCFSPEYECEMMATDHLLEDASFAKILVPPEQITANGLVSKGMSLEESVLKELEKVTAQLSDKTRICFRDAFYRLAKNSKQNPVALNQQGNLHVRTHSPKWTISEEKIRSGKKETTESETNTIDRTIANLTFDKMDMNVRDFPVCHTQQL; encoded by the exons ATGCTCGGACATCCCATGATAATTGAAGGGTTTGGAAG GGGTTCCTTACTGGAAGATCCTACTTGGAGTGAAGATCTTCAAAAATCGTTTTGCTTTTCTCCTGAGTACGAGTGCGAGATGATGGCAACTGATCATCTTCTGGAAGAT GCATCTTTTGCCAAAATCTTGGTTCCTCCTGAACAGATAACTGCAAACGGACTTGTCTCAAAAGGAATGTCACTTGAAGAATCGGTTTTGAAGGAGCTTGAAAAGGTGACGGCTCAG CTGTCTGATAAGACTCGAATTTGCTTCCGAGATGCATTTTACCGTCTTGCCAAGAACTCGAAACAGAATCCTGTAGCATTAAACCAACAAGGAAACCTCCATGTTCGAACTCATTCTCCGAAGTGGACAATCTCAGAGGAGAAAATAAG GTCTGGGAAAAAGGAAACAACTGAATCAGAGACCAACACCATCGATCGAACTATCGCGAACCTCACCTTCGATAAGATGGATATGAACGTTCGAGACTTTCCGGTTTGCCACACCCAACAACTCTAA